A genomic region of Metopolophium dirhodum isolate CAU chromosome 1, ASM1992520v1, whole genome shotgun sequence contains the following coding sequences:
- the LOC132934562 gene encoding coenzyme Q-binding protein COQ10 homolog B, mitochondrial has translation MSRVTFMNFRRLANTKVCSKNREWKFISFMNGKDIFYSTSCLTKIAITPKCLCSIHIRTFINIFNTGENNQKLYRVKQLIGYSPEQMFDVIQDTENYKHFLPFCRKSVDLVKGKNHRKTYLEIGIPPIIESYESYITFQRPHMIKAECRDGTLFKFLITQWNCDPGLKENPNTTIITFFVSYEFKSQLHSAVANRFFNELVKQMEQAFFSEAGKRYGKPCIKARKL, from the exons ATGTCCAGAGTAACGTTTATGAATTTTAGGCGATTAGCTAATACAAAGGTGTGTTCAAAAAacag gGAATGGAAATTCATCAGTTTTATGAATGGCAAAGACATTTTCTATTCAACTAGTTGTCTTACAAAAATAGCAATAACACCCAAATGTCTGTGTTCCATACATATAcggacatttataaatatatttaataccggAGAAAATAACCAAAAATTGTATAGAGTAAAACAATTGATTGG GTATTCTCCTGAGCAAATGTTTGATGTGATACAAGACACggaaaattacaaacattttttaccattttgtcGAAAATCTGTAGACCTAGTTAAAGGAAAGAATCATCGTAAAACTTATTTAGAAATCGGTATTCCTCCTATAATAGAAAGTTATGAATCGTATATAACATTTCAACGCCCTCATATGATTAAAGCAGAGTGCCGTGATGGaacattgtttaaatttttaataactcaatGGAATTGTGATCCTGGTTTAAAAGAAAATCCAAatactactattattactttttttgtgTCTTATGAATTTAAATCACAATTACATTCAGCAGTTGccaatagattttttaatgaattagtTAAGCAAATGGAACAGGCTTTTTTTTCTGAAGCTGGTAAGAGATATGGTAAACCTTGTATAAAAGCCCGAAAACTTTAA